Proteins from a single region of Vulgatibacter sp.:
- a CDS encoding DEAD/DEAH box helicase: MSTASLLKQLPADGADTTAILENFVNWASSKGLELYPAQEEAILELLDGKHVILSTPTGSGKSLVAQALHFQAMAEGKKSFYTCPIKALVNEKFFALCDAFGPENVGMMTGDASINKEAPIICCTAEILSNLALRDPGARIDCVVMDEFHYYGDKDRGIAWQVPLLILPKTTFLLMSATLGDTTRIEQGLEEVTGRKVAVIRGAERPVPLEFDYSEVPLHETIEKLVEKDRHPIYLVNFSQKAAAEQAQNLMSVNFSSKEEKAKIAQALEGTRFDTPYGKELQRFLRHGIGLHHAGLLPKYRLLVEKLAQAGLLKVISGTDTLGVGVNIPLRTVLFTQLCKYDGERVGVLTVRDFLQVAGRAGRKGFDDRGYVVVQAPEHVIENIKIAEKQAANPKKKVQKKPAPTKGYAHWDKQTFERMFSKPPEALESRFDVTHSLLLTLMQADGRGDVGYPRLLTMIQRAHVHDAAKKRFKRLAAARFRQLRKAGLVALTEWHGRKGRAVEVDPSLQEDFSIHHTLSLYLLETLARLDKESESYALDVLTLVESILENPWTILYKQLDKAKGEKVAELKAQGMDYEDRMAELEKVEYPKPLREFVYETFNAFADKHPWVGEENIRPKSIARELYESLSSFDNYVRDYGLQRSEGVLLRYLTDAYKTLTQTVPEAYHDERVDEVVAFLRTTLRGVDSSLLDEWESLRRPGQKVEIAGVEEKPYDLAEDARGLRLRARVELHRLLKAASLRDWESALAALQPGHEWTAEKLEAELAPFFEEFRAIDTTPFARQAHFTRLEQKEPRLWEAQQRLVAPQAAAAALGDEEDEERGATEWALFCTIDLRGPYDDTQPLLTLQRIGA, translated from the coding sequence ATGAGCACAGCCAGCCTTCTGAAGCAGCTTCCCGCCGACGGCGCCGACACCACGGCGATCCTCGAGAATTTCGTTAACTGGGCTTCGAGCAAGGGCCTCGAGCTCTACCCGGCGCAGGAGGAGGCGATCCTCGAGCTGCTCGACGGCAAGCACGTGATCCTCTCCACCCCCACTGGCTCCGGCAAATCGCTGGTGGCGCAGGCGCTCCACTTCCAGGCGATGGCCGAGGGGAAGAAGAGCTTCTACACCTGCCCGATCAAGGCGCTGGTGAACGAGAAGTTCTTCGCGCTCTGCGACGCCTTCGGCCCCGAGAACGTGGGGATGATGACCGGCGACGCCTCCATCAACAAGGAGGCGCCGATCATCTGCTGCACCGCGGAGATCCTCTCGAACCTCGCCCTCCGCGATCCCGGCGCGCGGATCGACTGCGTGGTGATGGACGAGTTCCACTACTACGGCGACAAGGACCGCGGCATCGCCTGGCAGGTGCCGCTGCTCATCCTGCCGAAGACGACCTTCCTCCTGATGAGCGCCACCCTGGGCGACACCACGCGGATCGAGCAGGGGCTCGAGGAGGTCACCGGCAGGAAGGTGGCGGTGATCCGCGGCGCCGAGCGGCCGGTGCCGCTCGAGTTCGACTACAGCGAGGTCCCGCTCCACGAGACGATCGAGAAGCTGGTGGAGAAGGACCGGCACCCGATCTACCTGGTCAACTTCTCCCAGAAGGCCGCGGCGGAGCAGGCCCAGAACCTGATGAGCGTGAACTTCTCCTCGAAGGAGGAGAAGGCGAAGATCGCCCAGGCCCTCGAGGGCACGCGCTTCGACACGCCCTACGGCAAGGAGCTGCAGCGCTTCCTCCGGCACGGCATCGGCCTCCACCACGCGGGCCTCCTGCCGAAGTACCGGCTCCTCGTGGAGAAGCTCGCGCAAGCCGGTTTGCTCAAGGTGATCAGCGGCACCGACACCCTCGGCGTCGGCGTCAACATCCCGCTGCGCACGGTGCTCTTCACCCAGCTGTGCAAATACGACGGCGAGCGGGTCGGCGTGCTCACCGTCCGCGACTTCCTCCAGGTGGCGGGGCGCGCGGGCCGCAAGGGCTTCGACGACCGCGGTTACGTGGTGGTGCAGGCGCCCGAGCACGTGATCGAGAACATCAAGATCGCGGAGAAGCAGGCGGCCAACCCGAAGAAGAAGGTGCAGAAGAAGCCGGCGCCGACCAAGGGCTACGCCCACTGGGACAAGCAGACCTTCGAGCGGATGTTCTCCAAGCCGCCCGAGGCCCTCGAGTCGCGCTTCGACGTGACCCACAGCCTGCTGCTCACGCTGATGCAGGCAGACGGCCGCGGCGACGTGGGCTACCCGCGCCTGCTCACCATGATCCAGCGGGCCCACGTGCACGACGCGGCGAAGAAGCGCTTCAAGCGCCTCGCCGCCGCCCGCTTCCGGCAGCTGCGCAAGGCGGGGCTCGTCGCCCTCACCGAGTGGCACGGGCGCAAGGGCCGCGCGGTGGAGGTCGATCCCTCGCTCCAGGAGGATTTCTCCATCCACCACACCCTCTCCCTCTACCTCCTCGAGACGCTGGCGCGCCTCGACAAGGAGAGCGAGAGCTACGCCCTAGACGTGCTCACGCTGGTGGAATCGATCCTCGAGAACCCGTGGACGATCCTCTACAAGCAGCTCGACAAGGCGAAGGGCGAGAAGGTCGCCGAGCTCAAGGCGCAGGGGATGGACTACGAGGACCGCATGGCGGAGCTCGAGAAGGTCGAGTACCCCAAGCCCCTGCGCGAGTTCGTCTACGAGACCTTCAACGCCTTCGCCGACAAACATCCCTGGGTCGGCGAGGAGAACATCCGGCCCAAGTCGATCGCCCGGGAGCTCTACGAGAGCCTCTCGAGCTTCGACAACTACGTGCGGGATTACGGCCTGCAGCGCAGCGAGGGCGTGCTGCTGCGCTACCTCACCGATGCGTACAAGACGCTGACGCAGACGGTCCCGGAGGCCTACCACGACGAGCGCGTCGACGAGGTCGTCGCCTTCCTGCGCACCACGCTGCGCGGCGTGGACTCCTCCCTCCTCGACGAGTGGGAGTCGCTGCGCAGGCCGGGCCAGAAGGTCGAGATCGCCGGCGTGGAGGAGAAACCCTACGACCTCGCCGAGGATGCACGGGGCCTGCGCCTCCGCGCCCGCGTCGAGCTCCATCGCCTCCTCAAGGCGGCCTCGCTGCGTGATTGGGAGAGCGCCCTTGCAGCCCTGCAGCCCGGCCACGAGTGGACCGCGGAGAAGCTCGAGGCGGAGCTCGCTCCCTTCTTCGAGGAGTTCCGCGCCATCGACACCACGCCCTTCGCCAGGCAGGCGCACTTCACCAGGCTCGAGCAGAAGGAGCCCAGGCTGTGGGAGGCGCAGCAGCGCCTCGTGGCGCCGCAGGCTGCGGCCGCAGCGCTGGGGGACGAGGAGGACGAGGAGCGCGGCGCCACCGAGTGGGCGCTCTTCTGCACGATCGATCTGCGCGGGCCCTACGACGACACGCAGCCGCTCCTCACCCTGCAGCGCATCGGCGCCTGA
- a CDS encoding NCS2 family permease has translation MERIERFFRIHERGSTVGTEVRAGVATFLTMAYILFVNPQILAEAGMPVADVTIATALGAAIATLVMGLYANYPFALAPGMGLNAYFTYGVVLGMGETWQTALTAVFLEGLIFIGLSFGGVRTIILNAIPHSIKRATAAGIGLFLALIGFRNAGLVVDNPATLVGLGDLQSWPVLLALLGVALIAALESRKFKGGILVGIVAITVITWLTGLAAAPASFFSMPSFPKETFLAFEWDHLFTGKLLTVVIAFLFVDIFDTAGTLLGVGRVAGFLNEKDELPNANKAFTADAVGTVAGAALGTSTVTTFIESGAGVEEGGRTGLTAVVVSFFFLLALFFTPIFTAVPAVATAPALIVVGALMIGGVVDLDWRRLDESVPAFLTVAMMPFTYSIANGVVFGLLSWVVIKVISGRAREVHGVLWILAGLLAAYYSFLRVG, from the coding sequence ATGGAACGAATCGAGCGCTTCTTCCGGATCCACGAGCGGGGATCCACCGTCGGAACCGAGGTCCGCGCCGGCGTGGCCACGTTTCTGACGATGGCCTACATCCTCTTCGTGAACCCGCAAATCCTCGCGGAGGCGGGGATGCCGGTGGCCGACGTCACCATCGCCACCGCGCTCGGCGCTGCGATCGCCACCCTGGTGATGGGGCTCTACGCCAACTACCCCTTCGCGCTGGCGCCGGGCATGGGCCTCAACGCCTACTTCACCTACGGCGTCGTCCTCGGGATGGGCGAGACCTGGCAGACGGCGCTGACCGCCGTCTTCCTCGAGGGCCTGATCTTCATCGGCCTCTCCTTCGGCGGCGTCCGCACCATCATCCTCAACGCCATCCCCCACTCGATCAAACGCGCCACCGCAGCGGGCATCGGCCTCTTCCTCGCGCTGATCGGCTTCCGCAACGCAGGGCTCGTGGTGGACAACCCGGCGACGCTGGTGGGCCTCGGCGATCTGCAGTCGTGGCCGGTGCTCCTCGCGCTCCTCGGCGTGGCGCTCATCGCCGCGCTGGAGAGCCGGAAGTTCAAGGGCGGCATCCTCGTCGGCATCGTGGCGATCACCGTGATCACCTGGCTCACCGGCCTCGCCGCAGCACCCGCCTCCTTCTTTTCCATGCCCTCGTTCCCGAAGGAGACCTTCCTCGCCTTCGAGTGGGATCACCTCTTCACCGGCAAGCTCCTCACCGTGGTGATCGCCTTCCTCTTCGTCGACATCTTCGACACCGCGGGCACGCTCCTCGGCGTGGGCCGCGTCGCGGGTTTCCTGAACGAGAAGGACGAGCTGCCCAACGCCAACAAGGCCTTCACCGCCGACGCGGTGGGAACGGTGGCCGGCGCCGCGCTGGGCACCAGCACCGTCACCACCTTCATCGAGTCGGGGGCCGGCGTGGAGGAAGGGGGCCGCACCGGCCTTACCGCGGTGGTGGTCTCCTTCTTCTTCCTCCTCGCGCTCTTCTTCACGCCGATCTTCACCGCCGTTCCCGCGGTGGCCACCGCCCCCGCGCTGATCGTGGTCGGCGCGCTGATGATCGGCGGCGTGGTGGATCTCGACTGGCGCAGGCTCGACGAGTCGGTGCCGGCCTTCCTGACCGTGGCGATGATGCCGTTCACCTATTCGATCGCGAACGGCGTCGTCTTCGGCCTGCTCTCGTGGGTGGTGATCAAGGTGATCAGCGGCAGGGCCCGCGAGGTGCACGGGGTGCTCTGGATCCTCGCCGGGCTCCTCGCCGCCTACTACTCCTTCCTGCGCGTCGGTTGA
- a CDS encoding DUF481 domain-containing protein, with amino-acid sequence MIRTALAALVLLLPLAAPAARIVNVQPAASKGAVEGISGEISGLLNWTTGNTEVTQISGAAAGLYLTGRHRIYLTARASYGLDDEEAFINNLFEHLRYRYRLLPWLSPETFVQHEYDEFRRLQLRALFGLGPRFDLPLPRGYEVAIGTAWMLEYERFTEGDEVDAGEEELNQRWSSYVFASAIPTDGIALTHTTYVQPKFDEFDDYRLLSETAAILDVKTWLAVKLAFTSAYDSEPPDGVEKLDTSFTTSLLFRL; translated from the coding sequence ATGATCCGCACCGCACTCGCAGCGCTCGTCCTGCTGCTGCCGCTCGCCGCTCCCGCGGCCCGCATCGTCAACGTCCAGCCCGCCGCCTCGAAGGGCGCGGTCGAGGGGATCAGCGGCGAGATCTCGGGCCTGCTCAACTGGACCACCGGCAACACCGAGGTGACGCAGATCTCCGGCGCCGCCGCGGGTCTCTACCTCACCGGCCGCCACCGCATCTACCTCACCGCCCGCGCCTCCTACGGCCTCGACGACGAGGAGGCCTTCATCAACAACCTCTTCGAGCACCTGCGCTACCGCTACCGGCTCCTGCCCTGGCTGAGCCCCGAGACCTTCGTGCAGCACGAGTACGACGAGTTCCGGCGGCTGCAGCTCCGGGCGCTCTTCGGCCTGGGGCCGCGCTTCGATCTGCCGCTGCCTCGAGGATACGAGGTCGCCATCGGCACGGCGTGGATGCTGGAATACGAGCGCTTCACCGAGGGGGACGAGGTGGACGCAGGCGAGGAGGAGCTCAACCAGCGCTGGTCGAGCTACGTCTTCGCGTCGGCGATCCCCACCGACGGGATCGCGCTCACCCACACCACCTACGTGCAGCCGAAGTTCGACGAGTTCGACGACTACCGCCTGCTCAGCGAGACGGCGGCGATCCTCGACGTGAAGACGTGGCTCGCGGTCAAGCTCGCCTTCACCAGCGCCTACGACAGCGAGCCGCCGGACGGCGTGGAGAAGCTCGACACGAGCTTCACCACCTCGCTGCTCTTCCGGCTCTGA
- a CDS encoding RtcB family protein has translation MEPQLEVHVPTPRPHLQRIGSRLYEVGTDFRPDMLVPARVFADEVLAEQMARDRSLDQLVNVSTLRGIVRAAYGMPDMHEGYGFPVGGVAATLLPDGVVSPGGIGFDINCGVRLLTSAIEYAAVGDRIEAVVHELSRSVPAGFGRASKQLAFDRAQLDHLLNEGVPYLVTELSIGLPEDLERMESGGRLPWARSEQVTERAKNRGHDQLGTLGGGNHFLEVQVVDEVYDRAAAKALGIEEGRVTLLIHTGSRGLGHQVCTDWLKVMDVVMPHYGIEVPDRQLACVPFSSREGQGYFAAMAAAANFGFGNRHVIAHRARQVFTRILGPRAELHLVYDVAHNTAKVEEHDEGQVCVHRKGATRAFGPSSPEIPKAYRAVGQPVFIPGSMGTASHVLVGTDAAAALSFGSCCHGAGRALSRTASKRQVHGATLRKELEARGIVVRCASNAELAEEAPLAYKDVDRVVDVVHDAGIARKVARLVPVGVVKG, from the coding sequence ATGGAGCCACAGCTCGAAGTCCACGTTCCGACGCCGCGGCCGCATCTGCAGCGGATCGGGAGCCGCCTCTACGAGGTGGGGACCGACTTCCGCCCGGACATGCTGGTGCCTGCCCGCGTCTTCGCCGACGAGGTCCTCGCCGAGCAGATGGCCCGGGATCGCTCCCTCGATCAGCTCGTCAACGTCAGCACGCTGCGCGGCATCGTCCGCGCGGCTTACGGCATGCCGGACATGCACGAGGGCTACGGCTTCCCCGTGGGCGGCGTGGCGGCGACGCTGCTGCCCGACGGCGTGGTCTCCCCAGGCGGCATCGGCTTCGACATCAACTGCGGCGTGCGGCTCCTCACCTCGGCGATCGAATACGCGGCGGTAGGCGACCGGATCGAGGCGGTGGTCCACGAGCTCTCGCGGAGCGTGCCCGCGGGCTTCGGCCGCGCCAGCAAGCAGCTCGCCTTCGACAGGGCGCAGCTCGATCACCTGCTCAACGAGGGCGTGCCCTATCTGGTCACGGAGCTCTCCATCGGCCTCCCCGAGGATCTCGAGCGGATGGAATCCGGTGGCAGGCTCCCCTGGGCGCGCTCCGAGCAGGTGACGGAGCGGGCGAAGAATCGTGGCCACGATCAGCTCGGCACCCTCGGCGGCGGCAACCACTTCCTCGAGGTGCAGGTGGTGGACGAGGTTTACGACCGGGCCGCGGCGAAGGCCCTCGGGATCGAAGAGGGCCGGGTGACGCTCCTCATCCACACCGGCTCGCGCGGCCTCGGCCACCAGGTCTGCACCGACTGGCTCAAGGTGATGGACGTGGTGATGCCGCATTACGGCATCGAGGTGCCCGATCGGCAGCTCGCCTGCGTGCCCTTCTCTTCGCGGGAGGGGCAGGGCTATTTCGCCGCGATGGCCGCTGCCGCCAACTTCGGCTTCGGCAACCGCCACGTCATCGCCCACCGGGCGCGGCAGGTCTTCACGCGGATCCTCGGGCCCAGGGCCGAGCTCCACCTCGTCTACGACGTGGCCCACAACACCGCCAAGGTGGAGGAGCACGACGAGGGGCAGGTCTGCGTCCACCGCAAGGGCGCCACCCGTGCCTTCGGCCCCTCGAGCCCGGAGATCCCGAAGGCCTACCGCGCGGTGGGGCAGCCGGTCTTCATCCCCGGGAGCATGGGCACCGCCTCCCACGTGCTGGTGGGGACCGACGCAGCGGCGGCGCTCTCCTTCGGTAGCTGCTGCCACGGCGCCGGCAGGGCGCTGAGCCGCACCGCCAGCAAGCGGCAGGTGCATGGGGCCACGCTGCGCAAGGAGCTGGAGGCGCGGGGGATCGTGGTCCGCTGCGCCTCCAATGCCGAGCTCGCCGAGGAGGCGCCGCTCGCCTACAAGGACGTCGATCGGGTGGTCGACGTGGTCCACGACGCAGGCATCGCGCGCAAGGTCGCGCGGCTGGTGCCGGTGGGCGTGGTGAAGGGCTGA
- a CDS encoding archease: protein MLEAIARARDATARQVALAFLVRDPLLFTIPKSSDPGHVVDNAEAGDLLLSADELQRIDEAFPPGPPGSWRCSDRTPPRLGGRRSRDHGSAMHEGTHHFDEHTGEVRVHLQAPDLPGLYREAGRALAELMAPGASCEGGEGATIEVEGRDREALLVALVDELIYRVDTTGQVFPALEIEAADGGRLRARIHGCVPREFKTAVKAATFHDLHVEEGAEGFSARLVLDV, encoded by the coding sequence GTGCTCGAGGCGATCGCCCGGGCCCGCGACGCCACGGCCAGACAGGTGGCGCTCGCCTTCCTCGTGCGCGATCCGTTGCTCTTCACCATCCCGAAGTCGAGCGACCCGGGCCACGTGGTCGACAACGCCGAGGCCGGCGATCTGCTGCTCTCCGCGGACGAGCTCCAGCGGATCGACGAGGCCTTTCCTCCGGGGCCGCCGGGGAGCTGGCGGTGCTCTGACCGTACACCGCCCCGACTTGGTGGGCGCCGCAGCCGTGACCATGGATCTGCGATGCACGAGGGCACGCACCACTTCGACGAGCACACCGGCGAGGTCCGCGTCCACCTCCAGGCGCCCGATCTGCCGGGGCTCTACCGGGAGGCGGGCCGCGCCCTCGCCGAGCTGATGGCCCCCGGCGCCTCGTGCGAGGGCGGCGAAGGGGCGACGATCGAGGTGGAGGGGCGCGATCGGGAGGCGCTTCTCGTCGCCCTCGTCGACGAGCTGATCTACCGCGTCGACACCACCGGCCAGGTCTTCCCCGCCCTCGAGATCGAGGCGGCGGACGGCGGCAGGCTCCGCGCGCGCATCCACGGCTGCGTTCCGCGCGAGTTCAAGACCGCGGTGAAGGCCGCCACCTTCCACGACCTGCACGTGGAGGAGGGGGCGGAGGGCTTCTCCGCACGGCTGGTCCTCGACGTATAG
- a CDS encoding cupin domain-containing protein: MIRSAEVEEYGVGGHAVAGLVAPSRGGSELTLQQARLAPGAATPEHRHDREELVVLASGVLEVACGEKTQRVLPGDVAILPAGTCHQLVNVAHEEAVMLLVGGAGARSFCRDGRELPTPPWLR, translated from the coding sequence GTGATTCGGTCCGCAGAGGTGGAGGAGTACGGGGTCGGTGGGCATGCGGTGGCAGGGCTGGTGGCCCCGAGCCGTGGCGGCAGCGAGCTGACGCTGCAGCAGGCCCGGCTCGCCCCGGGCGCAGCCACACCGGAGCATCGGCACGATCGCGAGGAGCTGGTGGTGCTCGCCTCCGGCGTGCTCGAGGTGGCCTGCGGGGAGAAGACGCAGCGGGTGCTGCCTGGCGACGTGGCGATCCTGCCGGCGGGCACCTGCCACCAGCTCGTCAACGTGGCCCACGAGGAGGCGGTGATGCTCCTCGTCGGCGGCGCCGGCGCGCGCTCCTTCTGCAGGGACGGCAGGGAGCTCCCCACGCCGCCCTGGCTGCGCTGA
- the maiA gene encoding maleylacetoacetate isomerase, with amino-acid sequence MKLYGYWRSSASWRVRIALAFKGLAYEYVPVHLVKDGGEQHGAAHQRRNPMEQVPVLEVDGVRLAQSMAILEYLEETHPAPALLPAAPFARAKARQLAEVINAGIQPLQNLGVIQQVKALGSDEKAWAAHWIRKGLAALEVEAAESAGRFLVGDAPSFADVCLVPQLYASRRFGIDPADYPTLARIEATCAALEPFAKAHADAQPDAVA; translated from the coding sequence GTGAAGCTCTACGGCTACTGGCGCAGCTCCGCCTCCTGGCGGGTGCGGATCGCGCTGGCCTTCAAGGGGCTCGCCTACGAATACGTGCCCGTCCACCTGGTGAAGGACGGGGGCGAGCAGCACGGCGCGGCGCACCAGCGCCGCAACCCAATGGAGCAGGTACCGGTGCTCGAGGTGGACGGCGTCCGCCTGGCGCAGTCGATGGCGATCCTCGAATACCTCGAGGAGACCCATCCGGCGCCGGCGCTGCTGCCCGCGGCGCCCTTCGCCCGGGCGAAGGCGCGGCAGCTCGCCGAGGTGATCAACGCGGGGATCCAGCCGCTGCAGAACCTCGGCGTGATCCAGCAGGTGAAGGCCCTCGGCTCCGACGAGAAGGCCTGGGCCGCCCACTGGATCCGCAAGGGGCTCGCCGCCCTCGAGGTGGAGGCGGCGGAGAGCGCCGGCAGGTTCCTGGTCGGCGACGCGCCGAGCTTCGCCGACGTCTGCCTCGTGCCGCAGCTCTACGCCTCGCGGCGCTTCGGCATCGATCCGGCGGACTACCCGACCCTGGCGCGGATCGAGGCCACCTGCGCAGCGCTCGAGCCCTTCGCGAAGGCCCACGCCGACGCGCAGCCCGACGCCGTGGCCTGA
- a CDS encoding fumarylacetoacetate hydrolase family protein, whose amino-acid sequence MKLATLRDGTRDGTLVVVRRDHAVFAKATGIAPTMQAALDDWANVEPKLRALADRLEKGEVEGTPVEVEQLASPLPRAYEWVDGSAYINHVILVRKARNAEPPPTLRTDPLVYQGGSGAFLAPTDDIPLADVEWGCDFESEIAVVLDDTPQGTTAAEAGRHVKLLMLVNDVTLRNLIPPELAKGFGFFQSKPASAFSPFAITPDELGGAWKEGRVHLRLQTWLNGELVGDTDAGPEMHFSFFDLVQHIAKTRSYTAGTIVGSGTVSNEDRARGISCLAEQRMVEIIESGSPKTPFMKPGDLVEIEMFDEAGRSLFGRIRQRVVQK is encoded by the coding sequence ATGAAGCTCGCCACCCTGCGTGATGGAACCCGGGACGGAACGCTCGTCGTCGTGCGCCGCGACCACGCGGTCTTCGCCAAGGCCACCGGCATCGCTCCGACGATGCAGGCCGCGCTCGACGATTGGGCCAACGTGGAGCCGAAGCTCCGCGCCCTCGCCGATCGGCTCGAGAAGGGCGAGGTCGAGGGGACGCCGGTGGAGGTGGAGCAGCTCGCCTCGCCGCTGCCCCGCGCCTACGAGTGGGTCGACGGCTCGGCCTACATCAACCACGTGATCCTGGTGCGCAAGGCCCGCAACGCCGAGCCGCCGCCGACCCTGCGCACCGATCCCCTCGTCTACCAGGGCGGCTCGGGCGCCTTCCTCGCGCCCACCGACGACATCCCGCTCGCCGACGTGGAGTGGGGCTGCGACTTCGAGTCGGAGATCGCCGTCGTCCTCGACGACACGCCGCAGGGCACCACCGCCGCCGAGGCAGGCCGGCACGTCAAGCTGCTGATGCTCGTCAACGACGTCACCCTGCGCAACCTCATCCCGCCCGAGCTGGCGAAGGGCTTCGGCTTCTTCCAGTCCAAGCCTGCCTCGGCCTTTTCGCCTTTCGCGATCACCCCCGACGAGCTCGGCGGTGCGTGGAAGGAGGGGCGCGTCCACCTGCGCCTCCAGACCTGGCTCAACGGCGAGCTGGTCGGCGACACGGATGCGGGGCCGGAGATGCACTTCTCCTTCTTCGACCTCGTGCAGCACATCGCCAAGACCCGCAGCTACACCGCCGGCACCATCGTCGGCTCGGGCACCGTCTCCAACGAGGATCGGGCCCGGGGCATCTCCTGCCTCGCCGAGCAGCGGATGGTCGAGATCATCGAGTCCGGCTCGCCGAAGACGCCCTTCATGAAGCCCGGCGACCTGGTCGAGATCGAGATGTTCGACGAGGCGGGCAGGAGCCTCTTCGGCCGCATCCGCCAGCGCGTGGTGCAGAAGTGA
- a CDS encoding YIP1 family protein — MLVKCSWCQKTFNSERYGRQFCPHCGAELDLPLPGASEAVPEPRMVQPGEGAGQQQPVEGPEVVGGGQPGAPRFDPWAQPGEPGAHPGSGPRQQAPSAPQWGAPPEQPGPGTPQWGGGALPPGGGHPPGGALPPGGGGGGGWGGGGWEPPEAPQEEESPWERRSELGAWNALVETWKQASLDPKRFFARLKTTDIGEAFLYGWILATLGSFLGGLWAVPLTLMTEGEPLAAWGQVAVSPIFSAIGLFLGAGLIHLGCLVFGCANRGFDATFRTVAYAQGPQLLNVVPFVGGLAATVWIAVITIQGLAAMQRTTTGKATAAVLAPGLVLLLCCGCAAAVGLMGIFSAMGGSMGGSF; from the coding sequence ATGCTGGTGAAGTGTTCGTGGTGCCAGAAGACCTTCAATTCGGAACGCTACGGGCGGCAGTTCTGCCCGCACTGCGGCGCGGAGCTCGATTTGCCGCTCCCCGGCGCGAGCGAAGCCGTGCCCGAGCCGCGGATGGTGCAGCCTGGCGAGGGCGCCGGGCAGCAGCAGCCGGTGGAGGGGCCGGAGGTGGTCGGCGGTGGCCAGCCCGGCGCGCCGCGCTTCGATCCCTGGGCGCAGCCCGGTGAGCCTGGCGCCCATCCCGGCAGCGGCCCGCGGCAGCAGGCGCCCAGCGCGCCGCAGTGGGGCGCGCCGCCGGAGCAGCCCGGGCCGGGAACGCCGCAGTGGGGCGGCGGCGCTCTCCCGCCTGGCGGCGGCCATCCGCCAGGCGGTGCACTTCCGCCCGGCGGCGGCGGCGGCGGGGGCTGGGGCGGTGGCGGCTGGGAGCCGCCGGAAGCGCCGCAGGAGGAGGAGTCGCCCTGGGAGCGCCGCAGCGAGCTAGGCGCCTGGAACGCCCTGGTCGAGACCTGGAAGCAGGCGAGCCTCGATCCGAAGCGCTTCTTCGCCAGGCTCAAGACCACCGACATCGGCGAGGCCTTCCTCTACGGCTGGATCCTCGCGACCCTCGGCTCCTTCCTCGGCGGCCTCTGGGCGGTGCCGCTCACGCTGATGACCGAGGGCGAGCCGCTGGCCGCCTGGGGGCAGGTGGCGGTCTCGCCGATCTTCTCCGCCATCGGCCTCTTCCTCGGCGCGGGCCTGATCCACCTGGGCTGCCTCGTCTTCGGCTGCGCCAACCGCGGCTTCGACGCGACCTTCCGCACCGTGGCCTACGCGCAGGGGCCCCAGCTCCTCAACGTGGTGCCCTTCGTCGGCGGCCTCGCCGCCACGGTCTGGATCGCCGTGATCACGATCCAGGGCCTCGCCGCGATGCAGCGCACCACCACGGGAAAGGCCACCGCCGCCGTGCTCGCGCCCGGCCTCGTCCTGCTGCTCTGCTGCGGCTGCGCCGCTGCCGTCGGCCTGATGGGGATCTTCTCGGCGATGGGCGGCAGCATGGGGGGCTCGTTCTGA